In [Leptolyngbya] sp. PCC 7376, a genomic segment contains:
- the rplO gene encoding 50S ribosomal protein L15 encodes MKLSDISPKAGSKRRRRRVGRGIAAGQGASCGFGMRGQKSRSGTGTKAGFEGGQMPLYRRVPKLKHFTIVNPKNFTIVNLTQLADLAAKTEVTLSSLMEKGIVTSNDGPLRVLGEGEVTVPLTVKAAGFSKSAQSKIEAAGGTCEVLGKSKG; translated from the coding sequence ATGAAATTATCCGATATTTCTCCCAAAGCTGGCTCAAAAAGACGCCGTCGTCGCGTTGGCCGAGGTATTGCCGCAGGACAAGGCGCGAGCTGTGGTTTTGGTATGCGGGGTCAAAAATCCCGTTCTGGTACTGGTACCAAAGCTGGCTTTGAAGGTGGCCAAATGCCTTTATATCGCCGTGTGCCTAAACTAAAGCACTTTACGATTGTCAATCCTAAAAATTTCACAATCGTGAATTTAACCCAGTTAGCTGACCTGGCAGCTAAAACTGAAGTTACTCTAAGTTCTCTTATGGAAAAAGGCATTGTTACTAGTAATGATGGTCCCTTAAGAGTGCTTGGAGAAGGTGAAGTCACTGTACCTTTGACTGTTAAAGCTGCTGGATTTAGCAAAAGCGCCCAGAGCAAAATCGAGGCTGCAGGCGGTACCTGCGAAGTTCTTGGCAAATCCAAAGGGTAG
- the rpsE gene encoding 30S ribosomal protein S5 — MAKRRKSSKNKDKDSNWQERVIQIRRVSKVVKGGKKLSFRAIVVIGNETGKVGVGVGKAGDVIGAVRKGVADAKKHVVDVPLTKTNTVTHRVNGIAGGAKVMMRPAAPGTGVIAGGAVRTVLELAGVKNILAKQLGSKSPLNNARATIDALGNLRSFSSVAQERGVSIERIYA; from the coding sequence ATGGCAAAGCGCCGTAAATCATCAAAAAATAAAGACAAAGATTCGAATTGGCAGGAACGAGTCATCCAGATTCGCCGAGTCAGCAAAGTTGTCAAAGGTGGTAAAAAACTGAGTTTCCGCGCCATCGTTGTGATTGGTAACGAAACAGGCAAAGTTGGCGTTGGCGTTGGTAAAGCTGGTGATGTCATTGGCGCAGTTCGTAAGGGCGTAGCCGATGCTAAAAAGCATGTCGTTGATGTGCCCCTCACTAAAACCAATACAGTGACTCACCGCGTTAATGGCATTGCTGGTGGTGCAAAAGTTATGATGCGCCCCGCTGCCCCTGGTACAGGTGTAATTGCTGGTGGTGCAGTCCGAACTGTACTTGAACTCGCTGGTGTAAAGAACATTCTTGCAAAACAGCTTGGCTCCAAGAGTCCGTTAAACAATGCTCGCGCCACTATCGATGCCCTTGGGAACCTCCGGAGCTTCTCCTCTGTTGCCCAAGAGCGTGGTGTTTCCATTGAACGGATCTACGCTTAA
- the rplR gene encoding 50S ribosomal protein L18: MKATRKQLTQRRHYRIRRRVEGSGDRPRLAIFRSHKHIYAQVIDDDKQHTLAAASTLDKDLRAELASGGNTAASSAVGSLIAKRALEKGITKVVFDRGGNLYHGRVKALAEAAREAGLDF, encoded by the coding sequence ATGAAAGCAACTCGCAAACAACTTACACAACGTCGTCATTACCGGATTCGTCGTCGCGTCGAAGGTTCTGGCGATCGCCCCCGTTTGGCGATATTCCGTTCCCACAAGCATATTTATGCCCAAGTCATTGACGACGACAAACAACATACCCTAGCTGCTGCATCCACCTTAGACAAGGATTTGCGTGCAGAATTAGCATCAGGCGGTAATACTGCGGCTTCTTCCGCTGTCGGTAGTCTGATCGCTAAACGTGCCCTCGAAAAAGGAATCACTAAAGTTGTTTTTGACCGTGGCGGAAACCTCTACCATGGCCGAGTAAAAGCTTTAGCAGAAGCTGCCCGAGAAGCTGGACTAGACTTCTAA
- the rplF gene encoding 50S ribosomal protein L6 has translation MSRIGKQPVPIPDKVTVAVNGLSVSVKGPKGSLERTLPEKVTIAQEDNTVVISPVDSSRAARERHGLCRTLVANMVEGVSNGYSKSLEIIGVGYRAQVKGNTLILNVGYSKPVEMVMPEGITAAMGEKNTQVIISGIDKEVVGNTAAKVRAVRPPEPYKGKGIRYQGEYVRRKAGKAGK, from the coding sequence ATGTCTCGTATTGGTAAACAACCCGTTCCGATTCCTGACAAGGTCACTGTTGCAGTTAATGGTTTGTCCGTATCTGTAAAAGGGCCGAAGGGAAGTCTAGAGCGGACTCTGCCCGAAAAAGTAACGATTGCTCAAGAGGATAATACTGTTGTTATTAGTCCTGTTGATTCAAGTCGTGCAGCTCGTGAGCGTCACGGTCTTTGCCGCACTTTAGTCGCAAATATGGTTGAAGGCGTATCCAATGGATATAGCAAGAGCCTTGAGATTATTGGCGTTGGTTATCGAGCACAGGTTAAGGGAAACACCTTAATTCTGAACGTTGGGTATAGTAAGCCCGTAGAAATGGTAATGCCAGAAGGGATTACTGCTGCGATGGGTGAAAAAAATACTCAAGTAATTATCTCTGGTATCGATAAAGAAGTGGTCGGTAATACTGCTGCGAAGGTTCGCGCAGTTCGTCCTCCTGAGCCCTACAAAGGTAAAGGTATTCGCTACCAAGGTGAGTATGTTAGACGTAAAGCAGGTAAGGCAGGCAAGTAG
- the rpsH gene encoding 30S ribosomal protein S8 yields the protein MAANDTISDMLTRIRNACMVQHENTKVPVTRMTRSIAAVLKDEGFIESYTETGEGVRKYLVISLKYKGRNRKPIIQKLQRVSKPGLRVYSNHKDLPRVLGGIGIAIISTSKGVMTDRQARKEGIGGEILCYVW from the coding sequence ATGGCGGCGAACGATACCATTTCCGATATGCTGACGCGCATCCGTAATGCGTGCATGGTACAGCATGAAAACACCAAAGTCCCTGTCACCCGCATGACCCGTAGCATTGCTGCAGTCTTGAAAGATGAGGGCTTCATTGAGAGCTACACAGAAACCGGCGAAGGTGTACGTAAATACCTCGTCATTTCTTTGAAGTATAAGGGCCGCAACCGCAAGCCCATTATTCAGAAGCTGCAACGCGTTAGCAAACCCGGTTTACGCGTATACAGTAACCACAAAGATTTACCTAGAGTTTTAGGTGGAATTGGCATTGCGATTATTTCCACTTCGAAAGGCGTGATGACTGATCGCCAAGCTCGTAAAGAAGGAATCGGTGGTGAGATTCTCTGTTACGTCTGGTAA
- the rplE gene encoding 50S ribosomal protein L5 has protein sequence MSQRLKTLYQDTIVPKLTEQFGYKNIHEVPKVIKISVNRGLGEAASNAKAMESSRAELATITGQRPVITRAKKAIAGFKIRQGMPVGVMVTLRSEKMYAFLDRLVSLALPRIRDFRGISPKSFDGRGNYSLGIREQLIFPEIDYDSIDQIRGMDISIITTAKTDEEGRALLKAMGMPFRES, from the coding sequence ATGTCTCAACGACTAAAAACCCTCTATCAAGACACCATTGTTCCTAAACTAACGGAACAGTTTGGTTATAAAAACATTCACGAAGTTCCTAAGGTTATTAAAATCTCAGTGAACCGTGGTCTCGGAGAAGCTGCTTCTAATGCGAAAGCAATGGAGTCTTCCCGTGCGGAATTGGCAACAATTACAGGTCAAAGACCTGTGATCACCCGCGCTAAAAAGGCGATCGCCGGCTTTAAAATTCGCCAAGGCATGCCTGTTGGCGTGATGGTGACGCTGCGCTCCGAGAAAATGTATGCATTTCTAGATCGTCTTGTCAGTTTGGCACTTCCTCGTATTCGTGACTTCCGTGGCATTAGCCCTAAGAGTTTCGATGGCCGTGGAAACTACAGCCTAGGAATTCGTGAGCAACTGATTTTCCCTGAAATTGACTACGATTCCATTGATCAAATTCGAGGTATGGATATCTCCATCATCACCACCGCAAAGACCGATGAAGAAGGTCGCGCGTTGTTGAAAGCGATGGGCATGCCCTTCCGCGAAAGCTAA
- the rplX gene encoding 50S ribosomal protein L24, with the protein MAGRKSSTPTRHKMHVKKGDTVQVISGRDKGKVGEVLQTLPKSSKVIVKDVNIRTKHVKPQQEGESGQIQTFEAPIHSSNVMHYSDKEKVASRVGYQITDDGRKVRVLKKTGEVID; encoded by the coding sequence ATGGCAGGACGTAAAAGTTCCACCCCAACGCGCCACAAAATGCACGTTAAAAAAGGTGATACCGTTCAAGTGATTTCCGGTCGTGACAAAGGTAAAGTTGGCGAAGTGCTCCAAACCTTACCCAAGTCCAGCAAGGTAATCGTTAAGGATGTCAATATCCGTACTAAGCATGTGAAGCCCCAGCAAGAAGGAGAATCTGGTCAGATTCAAACCTTTGAAGCTCCGATTCATAGCTCCAATGTGATGCACTATTCCGATAAGGAAAAAGTTGCCAGTCGCGTGGGTTACCAAATCACTGATGACGGTCGTAAAGTTCGCGTTTTGAAAAAGACTGGCGAAGTTATCGACTAG
- the rplN gene encoding 50S ribosomal protein L14 — MIQQQTYLNVADNSGARKLMCLRVLSTGNCRYGGIGDQIIAVVKEAIPNMGVKKSDIVRAVIVRTRQPLRRVSGMSIRFDDNAAVIINAEGNPKGTRVFGPVARELRDKNFTKIVSLAPEVI, encoded by the coding sequence GTGATTCAACAACAAACCTATCTAAATGTTGCCGATAACAGCGGTGCTCGTAAGCTTATGTGTTTACGGGTTCTGAGTACAGGGAATTGTCGCTACGGTGGCATCGGCGATCAAATTATCGCTGTTGTGAAAGAGGCAATCCCAAATATGGGTGTCAAAAAGTCTGATATCGTACGCGCCGTGATCGTTCGTACTCGTCAGCCCTTACGTCGTGTAAGTGGCATGAGTATTCGTTTCGATGACAACGCTGCTGTAATTATCAACGCTGAAGGCAACCCCAAAGGTACTCGTGTTTTTGGTCCCGTTGCCCGCGAATTGCGGGATAAAAACTTCACTAAAATTGTTTCCCTCGCACCGGAGGTTATCTAA
- the rpsQ gene encoding 30S ribosomal protein S17 — protein sequence MATKERVGLVVSDKMDKTVVVAVENRSPHPKYKKIVVKTKRFKAHDEENQCKVGDRVRIRETPPTSKTKRWAIAEILK from the coding sequence ATGGCTACTAAAGAAAGAGTGGGATTGGTTGTCAGTGACAAGATGGACAAAACTGTCGTTGTTGCTGTAGAGAACCGTTCTCCTCACCCCAAATACAAAAAAATCGTGGTTAAAACAAAGCGTTTTAAGGCCCACGATGAAGAGAATCAATGCAAGGTCGGTGATCGCGTCCGTATTCGCGAGACGCCTCCCACTAGCAAAACTAAACGCTGGGCGATCGCCGAGATTCTCAAATAG
- the rpmC gene encoding 50S ribosomal protein L29: protein MALPKIEDARKLDDQALADEIVAVKKQLFDLRLQQATGRLEKTHEFKHARHRLAQLMTVERQRQLQAQ from the coding sequence ATGGCTTTACCCAAGATTGAAGATGCTCGTAAACTCGACGATCAAGCGCTAGCGGATGAGATTGTGGCTGTGAAAAAGCAGTTATTCGATTTGCGTCTGCAACAAGCAACGGGTCGTTTGGAAAAAACTCATGAGTTTAAGCATGCCCGCCATCGTTTGGCGCAGCTAATGACCGTTGAACGTCAACGTCAACTCCAAGCTCAGTAA
- the rplP gene encoding 50S ribosomal protein L16: MLSPKRTKFRKQHRGRMRGMAQRGNTVQFGDFALQAIEPSWITARQIEAARRAMTRYIKRGGKIWIRIFPDKPITMRPAETRMGSGKGNPEFWVAVVKPGRIMFEMNGVEEEIAREAMRLAAQKLPIKTKFVTRNVEYI; the protein is encoded by the coding sequence ATGCTAAGTCCAAAACGTACAAAATTCCGGAAGCAGCATCGCGGCCGTATGCGGGGGATGGCGCAGCGTGGTAATACAGTTCAATTTGGTGATTTTGCCCTCCAAGCGATTGAACCCAGTTGGATTACCGCTCGTCAAATTGAAGCCGCTCGTCGTGCGATGACTCGTTACATCAAACGTGGCGGTAAGATTTGGATTCGGATCTTCCCAGACAAGCCAATTACTATGCGTCCTGCTGAAACTCGTATGGGTTCTGGTAAGGGTAACCCTGAGTTTTGGGTTGCTGTTGTCAAGCCTGGTCGCATCATGTTTGAGATGAATGGTGTAGAGGAAGAAATTGCACGTGAGGCAATGCGCCTTGCTGCTCAAAAGCTTCCGATTAAAACTAAGTTCGTCACTCGTAATGTGGAGTACATCTAA
- the rpsC gene encoding 30S ribosomal protein S3: MGQKIHPVGFRLGITKEHLSRWYADSKQYPELLQEDYKIRQYVDANLNNAGISKVLIERKADQVDLEIHTARPGVVVGRGGSGIEALRTGLQQALGDQRQIRINVVEVARVDADAALIAEYIVQQLERRVSFRRVVRQAIQRAQRAEVQGIKIQVSGRLNGAEIARTEWVREGRVPLHTLRADIDYSYKTAQTIYGILGIKVWIFKGEIIPGQEDIPPANAAPMPRRKARRQQFEDRSEQ, translated from the coding sequence GTGGGACAAAAAATTCATCCAGTTGGTTTTCGTTTAGGAATTACAAAGGAGCACTTATCTCGTTGGTATGCTGACTCCAAGCAGTACCCTGAACTTCTCCAAGAAGACTACAAAATTCGTCAGTACGTTGATGCAAATCTCAACAATGCTGGCATTTCTAAAGTGCTGATCGAGCGTAAAGCAGATCAAGTTGATCTCGAAATTCACACTGCCCGTCCTGGTGTTGTTGTGGGTCGTGGTGGTTCCGGTATTGAGGCGCTTCGCACAGGCCTTCAACAAGCCTTGGGTGACCAACGTCAAATTCGGATCAACGTCGTTGAAGTCGCTCGCGTTGATGCAGATGCTGCTCTCATTGCTGAGTACATCGTTCAACAGCTAGAACGTCGTGTTTCTTTCCGTCGCGTTGTTCGTCAAGCAATCCAAAGAGCACAAAGAGCTGAAGTTCAAGGCATCAAAATTCAAGTGAGTGGTCGCTTGAATGGTGCTGAAATCGCTCGTACTGAGTGGGTTCGTGAAGGTCGTGTTCCTCTGCATACACTCAGAGCTGATATCGACTATTCCTATAAGACTGCTCAAACCATCTACGGCATTCTTGGCATTAAGGTCTGGATCTTTAAGGGTGAAATTATTCCTGGACAGGAAGATATTCCTCCTGCAAATGCCGCGCCAATGCCCCGTCGTAAAGCTCGTCGTCAACAGTTTGAAGACCGTAGCGAGCAGTAG
- the rplV gene encoding 50S ribosomal protein L22, giving the protein MSIDTTNEVKAIARYIRMSPRKVRRVLDQIRGRSYREALIILEFMPYRSCEPILKVLRSAVANAEHNEGLDPASLIVSTAFADAGPVLKRYRPRAQGRAFQIRKPTCHITVAVAPGATE; this is encoded by the coding sequence ATGTCTATCGATACTACAAACGAAGTTAAGGCGATCGCCCGCTATATCCGGATGTCTCCCCGTAAAGTACGACGGGTGTTGGATCAGATTCGTGGTCGTAGCTACCGTGAAGCCTTAATCATCCTTGAATTTATGCCCTACCGGTCTTGCGAGCCTATCTTGAAGGTTTTGCGTTCCGCTGTAGCTAATGCTGAACACAATGAAGGTTTGGATCCTGCCAGCCTCATCGTGAGCACTGCTTTTGCCGATGCTGGTCCAGTACTTAAGCGGTATCGTCCCCGTGCCCAAGGTCGCGCTTTCCAAATTCGGAAGCCTACTTGTCACATTACTGTTGCAGTTGCTCCCGGAGCCACTGAGTAG
- the rpsS gene encoding 30S ribosomal protein S19 — protein MGRSLKKGPFIADSLLKKIDKLNAAGDKQVIKTWSRASTILPQMVGHTIAVHNGRQHVPVFISEQMVGHKLGEFAPTRTFKGHARSDKKARR, from the coding sequence ATGGGTCGTTCATTAAAAAAAGGTCCGTTTATTGCGGATAGTCTCTTAAAAAAGATTGACAAGCTTAATGCTGCTGGTGATAAGCAGGTCATTAAAACTTGGTCTCGGGCTTCGACAATTCTGCCTCAGATGGTAGGTCATACGATTGCTGTTCATAACGGTCGTCAGCATGTACCTGTCTTTATTTCTGAGCAGATGGTGGGTCACAAGTTGGGGGAATTTGCGCCAACTCGGACTTTCAAAGGCCATGCAAGAAGTGACAAGAAAGCACGTCGATAA
- the rplB gene encoding 50S ribosomal protein L2 — protein sequence MGIRSFRPYTPGTRQATVSDFSDITKSKPEKSLTKYKHRKKGRNNRGVITCRHRGGGHKRLYRMIDFRRDKRDMFADVVAIEYDPNRNARIALVQYEDGEKRYILQPAGLGVGDKIMAGESAAFEIGNALPLYKIPLGTEIHNIELYAGRGGQMVRTAGGFAQLVAKEGDYVTIKLPSKEVRMVRKECYATIGKVGNAEARNLKLGKAGRTRHLGRRPQVRGSVMNPVDHPHGGGEGRAPIGRSGPVTPWGKPALGKKTRKKKKQSSSLIVRRRR from the coding sequence ATGGGTATTCGTTCATTTAGACCATATACTCCGGGAACTCGTCAGGCCACTGTCTCCGACTTTTCGGATATTACAAAATCCAAACCAGAAAAATCACTTACTAAGTACAAGCACCGTAAAAAAGGTCGCAATAACCGTGGTGTGATTACTTGTCGTCACCGTGGTGGTGGTCATAAGCGTTTGTATCGCATGATCGACTTCCGTCGTGACAAGCGTGACATGTTCGCGGATGTTGTTGCGATCGAATATGACCCGAACCGTAATGCTCGTATTGCATTAGTGCAATATGAGGATGGTGAGAAGCGTTATATTCTCCAGCCTGCTGGTCTCGGTGTTGGCGACAAAATCATGGCTGGTGAAAGCGCTGCTTTTGAAATTGGCAACGCTTTACCGCTTTACAAGATTCCTCTTGGTACTGAGATTCACAACATTGAGCTTTATGCTGGCCGTGGCGGACAAATGGTTCGTACTGCTGGTGGTTTTGCTCAGCTCGTTGCGAAAGAAGGTGACTACGTCACTATCAAGCTGCCTTCTAAGGAAGTGCGCATGGTTAGAAAAGAGTGTTATGCAACGATCGGTAAGGTCGGTAATGCTGAAGCTCGTAACCTAAAGCTAGGTAAAGCGGGTCGTACTCGTCATCTTGGCCGTCGTCCCCAAGTCCGCGGTAGTGTGATGAACCCTGTTGATCACCCCCATGGTGGTGGTGAGGGTCGGGCGCCCATCGGTCGTAGTGGTCCTGTAACTCCTTGGGGTAAGCCTGCACTCGGTAAGAAGACTCGTAAGAAGAAGAAGCAAAGTAGCTCTTTGATCGTACGTCGTCGTCGTTAA
- a CDS encoding 50S ribosomal protein L23 — protein sequence MTSRVQTRDLADLILKPIVSEKATIQLEENKYVFDVVLTATKTDIKAAIEDLFEVKVVKINTARLPRKKRRVGRFMGFKPQYKRAVVTLAEGDTITLFPEV from the coding sequence ATGACTAGTCGCGTTCAGACCCGCGATCTTGCAGATTTAATTCTGAAGCCAATTGTGAGCGAGAAAGCAACAATTCAGCTTGAGGAAAATAAGTATGTGTTTGACGTTGTCTTAACCGCAACAAAAACAGATATTAAAGCTGCAATCGAAGACTTGTTTGAAGTCAAAGTTGTCAAAATCAACACAGCCCGTCTACCTCGCAAAAAGCGTCGTGTCGGTCGCTTCATGGGTTTTAAACCCCAATATAAGCGTGCTGTCGTTACTTTGGCAGAAGGGGACACAATCACTTTGTTCCCTGAAGTATAG
- the rplD gene encoding 50S ribosomal protein L4, with protein MVNCTVKNWQGDEVGKADLDLKVAKEENASHIVHRALVRQLNNARQGTSSSKTRSEVRGGGRKPWRQKGTGRARAGSSRSPLWRGGGVIFGPKPKEYNLKMNRKERRLALRTAFQSRAEDLIVVESFAAQLTAPKTKDLLAAMNRWGVESDQKVLLIMDELAENVHLSARNVASLKLIPANGLNVFDILNANKIVVTSEALAKIQEVYND; from the coding sequence ATGGTTAACTGCACCGTAAAAAATTGGCAAGGAGACGAGGTCGGTAAAGCTGATCTCGATCTAAAAGTCGCCAAAGAAGAAAATGCATCGCACATTGTGCACCGTGCCCTTGTGCGTCAATTAAACAATGCTCGTCAGGGAACATCCTCCTCCAAAACGCGTTCTGAAGTTCGCGGTGGTGGTCGTAAGCCTTGGCGTCAAAAAGGTACTGGCCGTGCTAGAGCTGGTTCTTCGCGATCACCTCTATGGCGTGGTGGTGGTGTAATCTTCGGCCCTAAGCCTAAAGAATACAACCTCAAAATGAATCGCAAAGAGCGTCGTTTAGCTCTAAGAACTGCATTCCAAAGCCGTGCTGAAGACCTTATTGTGGTCGAAAGCTTTGCCGCTCAGCTCACAGCTCCCAAAACCAAAGATTTACTCGCTGCGATGAATCGTTGGGGCGTTGAGTCTGACCAAAAGGTTCTGCTAATCATGGATGAGCTTGCCGAAAATGTTCACCTGTCTGCTCGTAATGTTGCTTCATTGAAGCTCATTCCTGCAAATGGTTTAAACGTGTTCGATATCCTCAATGCCAACAAAATTGTTGTGACATCCGAAGCATTAGCCAAGATTCAGGAGGTTTACAATGACTAG
- the rplC gene encoding 50S ribosomal protein L3, with protein MSLGILGTKLGMTQIFDQETGAAIPVTVVQAGPCTVTQVKTSDTDGYASVQIGYGDVKEKALSKPELGHLSKAGATPLRHLKEYRLDDVSSYELGQSITADIFEAGQTVDVSGNTIGRGFAGYQKRHNFKRGPMTHGSKNHRQPGSTGAGTTPGRVYPGKRMAGRYGGTKITVRKLEVVRVDGERNLLLIKGAVPGKAGNLLSIAPSNIVGQK; from the coding sequence GTGTCACTCGGTATCCTCGGCACTAAACTCGGTATGACCCAGATCTTTGATCAGGAAACAGGGGCAGCAATCCCTGTAACTGTTGTTCAAGCTGGTCCTTGTACTGTTACCCAAGTCAAAACTTCTGATACAGACGGCTATGCTTCTGTACAAATTGGTTATGGCGACGTAAAAGAAAAGGCTTTATCTAAGCCCGAACTAGGACACCTCAGCAAAGCTGGTGCAACACCGTTGCGTCACCTTAAGGAATATCGTCTTGATGACGTATCTTCCTATGAGCTCGGACAATCCATCACCGCTGACATCTTTGAAGCAGGTCAAACTGTTGATGTTTCTGGTAATACGATTGGACGTGGTTTTGCTGGTTACCAAAAGCGTCACAACTTTAAGCGAGGCCCTATGACTCATGGTTCTAAGAACCATCGTCAGCCTGGTTCTACTGGTGCTGGTACGACTCCTGGTCGTGTCTATCCTGGTAAGCGAATGGCTGGTCGTTATGGCGGTACGAAAATTACTGTTCGTAAACTCGAAGTTGTTCGCGTTGATGGAGAGCGTAATCTCTTACTCATCAAAGGCGCTGTCCCGGGTAAAGCTGGCAACCTATTGAGTATTGCACCTAGCAATATCGTAGGTCAGAAATAA